In one window of Henckelia pumila isolate YLH828 chromosome 1, ASM3356847v2, whole genome shotgun sequence DNA:
- the LOC140875101 gene encoding cyclin-D1-1-like, protein MSLSCSSDLLCCEDSNIIIFSDYGDDSPGYTSDLEYQLPEAEESIAGLLEDERCLPQINVHQSVDASVRAESVAWILKVQQHYGFQPLTAYLSVNYFDRFLRSHKLPMLNGWPLQLLSTACLSLAAKMEEPLVPSLLDLQVKGAKFIFESRNVQRMELLVLRVLDWRLRAISPFCYLSFFALKIDPAGTYTGFLVSRAKQIILCYIQEASFLEYRPSCIAAAAILCAANDLTDFSLITAQHAESWCDGLDKENITSCYHSMRRVVSNKPKKQPVVLLPRLRVTACSSTTSCNSSSVSSSHKRRKLCKSSWADENEGEET, encoded by the exons ATGTCACTTTCGTGCTCCTCTGATCTTCTCTGCTGCGAGGATTCCAACATTATTATTTTCTCCGATTATGGAGATGACTCGCCGGGATACACATCGGACCTCGAATATCAGCTGCCGGAAGCCGAGGAATCTATCGCCGGGCTGTTAGAAGACGAGAGATGTCTCCCTCAAATCAACGTCCATCAATCTGTGGATGCCTCCGTTAGAGCTGAATCCGTCGCCTGGATTCTAAAG GTGCAGCAACATTATGGATTCCAGCCATTAACCGCGTATCTCTCCGTCAACTATTTCGATCGTTTTCTTCGCTCCCATAAGTTGCCG ATGTTGAATGGATGGCCACTGCAATTATTGTCCACGGCATGTTTGTCATTAGCTGCTAAGATGGAGGAGCCTTTGGTTCCTTCTCTTTTGGATCTTCAG GTGAAAGGGGCGAAGTTTATTTTTGAATCAAGAAATGTCCAAAGAATGGAGCTTCTCGTGCTGAGGGTCTTAGATTGGAGACTTCGAGCCATTTCTCCATTTTGCTATCTCAGCTTTTTTGCACTCAAAATTGACCCAGCTGGAACTTACACAGGGTTCCTTGTATCGAGGGCCAAACAAATCATTCTGTGTTATATTCAAG AGGCCAGCTTCCTCGAGTATAGGCCATCGTGTATTGCTGCCGCGGCGATTCTTTGCGCGGCAAATGATCTGACCGATTTCTCTTTAATCACCGCGCAGCACGCTGAGTCGTGGTGCGATGGACTTGACAAA GAAAATATTACGAGTTGCTACCATTCGATGCGAAGAGTAGTGTCCAATAAGCCGAAGAAGCAACCGGTGGTGCTGTTACCACGTCTCCGGGTCACGGCTTGCTCTAGTACAACCTCATGCAACTCATCATCGGTGTCATCATCTCACAAGAGGAGAAAACTGTGCAAAAGCTCATGGGCGGACGAGAACGAAGGGGAGGAGACCTAA
- the LOC140875744 gene encoding MLP-like protein 423, giving the protein MACTFSVDFDAKSDAQKIWDFVKNFHIICSDAFPQVFDKVEVHEGDGSSTGTVRTIKYVTGIPVSNIKERLDLVDDEKKIISYTFLGGDISDIYKSFEATLVLIPKEDGTIMRYYGKFERATAEAFAHNVQDFIDFTFGSLDKYLLANKN; this is encoded by the exons ATGGCATGCACATTTTCAGTGGactttgatgccaaatccgatgcACAAAAGATTTGGGACTTCGTCAAAAATTTCCATATCATATGCAGTGATGCCTTCCCTCAAGTTTTCGACAAGGTTGAGGTGCATGAAGGAGACGGCAGCTCCACAGGCACGGTCCGTACTATCAAATATGTAACAG GGATTCCGGTGTCAAATATAAAGGAAAGGCTGGATTTAGTAGATGATGAGAAGAAAATAATAAGTTACACATTTTTAGGCGGGGATATTTCTGACATTTACAAGAGTTTCGAGGCCACTCTGGTTTTAATTCCAAAGGAGGATGGGACCATAATGAGATATTATGGAAAATTTGAAAGGGCGACCGCCGAGGCTTTTGCACACAACGTTCAGGATTTCATCGATTTCACATTCGGTTCTTTGGATAAATATCTTCTCgccaataaaaattaa